DNA sequence from the Bradyrhizobium diazoefficiens genome:
ACCACGAGTGGCTCTCAAGAGTTCCTGAACGATCAAGAATGTTGGGGGCTCGATCTAAAGTCGGTTGGAACGCTGCTCGCTGAAGTCTGTTTTGCGATAACGGGCGACTTGAAATTGGTGGACCAGCCCATGACCTCTCCTACTGCATCGGACGTCCTCGTCGAGACGCTGCTCGACTGGGGCGTCGACACCGTCTTTGGCCTTCCGGGAGACGGAATCAACGGCATTATTGAAGCGTTGCGCACCCACCAGGATCGGATCAAGTTCATCCAGGTGCGCCACGAGGAGGCGGCGGCCTTCAACGCCTGCGCTTACGCGAAATGGACCGGACGGCTTGGCGTATGCATTGCCACCTCCGGCCCCGGCGGCATTCATCTCCTCAATGGGCTCTACGACGCCAAGCTCGATGGGCAGCCGGTCCTCGCCATTACCGGATTGCAGTTCCACGACCTGCTTCACACCTTCACCCAGCAGGATGTGGAACTGGACAAGCTATTCATGGATGTCTGCGTCTATAACAGCCGCATCATGGGGCCGCAGCACGTCGAGAATGTGGTGGAACTCGCCTGTCGCGCGGCACTTGCCTATCGTGGCGTCGCACACGTCACGGTTCCCGTCGATATGCAGTCTCAGCCCGTGAGCGCAGGAAAGCGATCGGAACGCAATGTCCCGCATCATGTTTCTGAACTGATGGCCCGCTCGGCGCAAGCACCGAGCGATGAACAGATCGGCCGGGCTGCTGCAATCCTCAATGCCGGCAAGAAGACGGCGATTCTCGCGGGCCGCGGCGCACTCGATGCGCGCGACCAGGTGCTCGCAGTCGCCGAGCGTCTCGGTGCGCCGGTGATCAAGCCGCTGCTGGGCAAGGGCGTCATTCCTGATGATAGCGCGTTTTCAGCGGGCGGCATCGGTCTGCTCGGCACCAAGCCGGCTCAGGAGACACTGGAGAGTTGCGACACACTGCTGATCGCCGGCAGCACGTTTCCCTACATTGAGTTCTATCCCAA
Encoded proteins:
- a CDS encoding thiamine pyrophosphate-dependent enzyme translates to MTSPTASDVLVETLLDWGVDTVFGLPGDGINGIIEALRTHQDRIKFIQVRHEEAAAFNACAYAKWTGRLGVCIATSGPGGIHLLNGLYDAKLDGQPVLAITGLQFHDLLHTFTQQDVELDKLFMDVCVYNSRIMGPQHVENVVELACRAALAYRGVAHVTVPVDMQSQPVSAGKRSERNVPHHVSELMARSAQAPSDEQIGRAAAILNAGKKTAILAGRGALDARDQVLAVAERLGAPVIKPLLGKGVIPDDSAFSAGGIGLLGTKPAQETLESCDTLLIAGSTFPYIEFYPKPGQAQAVQIEIDPMRIGLRYPVAAGLVGDTGKALQALLPRLDYRDDRSFLETAQSGMKEWNQLMTERGTRNDKPMKPDVVAYELNKLLSDDAIVSTDSGTITTWIARHLVMRGNMMFSCSGNLATMACGLPYAIAAAVAHPGRQVVAFVGDGGLTMLMGELATCIKYDLDVKVVVIKNNALGQIKWEQMVFLGNPEYVCDLQPIDFAAVARGFGVSAFSVDDPSRCGEVLREALNTRGPVLIEAVVDPHEPPMPPKATMKQVKNFAESLARGTPAGGKIAWTVASDIVREIT